One genomic region from Marinomonas maritima encodes:
- a CDS encoding TRAP transporter large permease: protein MIELIPVWMFIALFIFVFAGIPVALSLIIVAAGFGLMVFGDSLFLQLYGSILHTASNFTLSAIPLFILMGALLEQTGLALRLFKALQLWMGRFPGGLAVSTITMCAIFAAASGVVGAVEIVVGMMALPAMAKYKYDQSLMAGTVCAGGSLGTIIPPSIVVVVYSSMAQLSIGQLFAASLLPGLIMVVLFILYILIACRINKKLGPASPEADMVPLKEKLQITLSAIIPPMLLITAVLGSLLLGIASPTEAAAVGAAGAALLSLVFRELTMSKFINALRTTIKITAMIMLIVMGGTMFTSIFAVAGGGWMITEWVDGLNMGSYGLIFLLMAVVFVAGFVLDWISVVLIFVPIFTPLVNAAGIDPIWFAVMFMVVIQTSYLTPPMAPSIFYLKSIAPKSMTYRHMYKGVMPFVIIQLLVLIIVVLLPSVATYLPGLITSR from the coding sequence ATGATTGAGCTCATTCCAGTTTGGATGTTTATCGCTTTATTCATCTTCGTCTTCGCAGGTATTCCGGTCGCCCTATCATTAATCATAGTGGCTGCTGGCTTCGGTTTAATGGTGTTCGGGGACAGTCTGTTTTTACAGCTTTACGGTTCTATTCTTCACACCGCCTCTAACTTTACCCTTTCTGCTATTCCACTGTTTATTCTAATGGGCGCATTACTAGAACAAACAGGTTTGGCACTTCGCTTATTTAAAGCCTTGCAGTTATGGATGGGGCGATTTCCTGGTGGTTTAGCCGTTTCAACGATTACCATGTGTGCCATTTTCGCCGCCGCTTCTGGTGTTGTGGGGGCAGTGGAAATAGTGGTCGGTATGATGGCTTTGCCCGCAATGGCAAAATACAAATACGATCAAAGTTTGATGGCAGGAACCGTGTGTGCCGGAGGCTCGCTTGGCACTATCATCCCTCCCTCTATCGTTGTGGTGGTATATTCCTCCATGGCACAACTATCGATCGGCCAATTGTTCGCCGCCAGTTTGTTGCCTGGATTAATCATGGTTGTGCTATTTATTCTGTACATCTTGATTGCTTGTCGTATCAATAAAAAGTTAGGACCGGCGTCTCCAGAAGCAGACATGGTTCCACTCAAAGAAAAGTTGCAAATTACGCTATCGGCGATTATTCCACCGATGCTATTAATAACAGCGGTATTGGGTTCGTTACTATTAGGGATAGCCTCACCGACAGAGGCCGCCGCCGTTGGTGCTGCCGGAGCTGCACTGTTGTCTTTGGTTTTTCGCGAACTGACAATGAGTAAATTTATTAACGCACTGCGAACCACAATTAAGATTACGGCAATGATAATGCTGATTGTAATGGGTGGCACTATGTTCACCAGTATCTTTGCGGTAGCTGGCGGTGGCTGGATGATCACAGAATGGGTAGATGGTTTGAACATGGGCTCCTACGGCCTAATATTCCTACTGATGGCGGTAGTATTTGTGGCAGGTTTTGTACTCGATTGGATATCTGTCGTCTTGATCTTTGTGCCTATTTTTACGCCATTAGTAAATGCGGCTGGGATCGATCCCATCTGGTTTGCGGTGATGTTTATGGTTGTGATTCAAACCTCTTATCTAACGCCACCGATGGCACCATCGATTTTCTACCTGAAATCAATCGCCCCTAAAAGCATGACCTATCGTCATATGTATAAAGGAGTTATGCCGTTTGTAATAATCCAACTGTTAGTCCTCATAATCGTTGTTTTACTTCCCAGCGTGGCAACGTATCTACCGGGCTTAATAACCTCTCGATAA
- a CDS encoding TRAP transporter small permease subunit, whose protein sequence is MLYEVAARYIFQAPTLWAFDLSYMLNGSLFLLGGAYSLNHEAHVRIDFLSSQLPVRFQQKLNAIVYAFLAGPAFAGFSWVATSKAYKAFLTGELESVSPWAPLVWPFYAALALGLIACTLQLYLEGIKFMLSTKIPGHTTESGVSLHD, encoded by the coding sequence ATGTTATACGAGGTCGCGGCGCGCTATATTTTTCAAGCCCCTACGTTATGGGCTTTCGACCTTTCTTATATGTTAAATGGCAGTCTCTTTCTACTGGGTGGTGCCTACTCACTTAACCATGAAGCTCACGTACGGATCGACTTTCTATCCAGCCAATTACCTGTTCGTTTTCAACAGAAGCTCAATGCTATTGTGTATGCCTTTTTAGCGGGTCCCGCTTTTGCAGGTTTTTCTTGGGTAGCTACCAGTAAAGCTTACAAAGCATTTCTTACAGGTGAATTGGAAAGCGTTAGCCCCTGGGCCCCACTTGTTTGGCCTTTCTATGCTGCACTCGCGCTAGGTTTAATCGCTTGCACCCTACAGCTCTATCTAGAAGGTATCAAATTTATGCTAAGCACTAAAATTCCAGGCCATACGACAGAATCAGGAGTATCACTGCATGATTGA
- the dctP gene encoding TRAP transporter substrate-binding protein DctP, which produces MKIIKILAASAILGGAFLAPVTSATEITWKIPSSVPEGSFFYNNFLKRFAGHVGDLTDNQIKIRPFGAGVVVPAFKVYESVQDGIVEAGHSTPSYLVNQDPTNAIFASFPGGMSPEATMAWLYEGGGLERMQAYRSEKMGLHSLIIGVGTSEILAHANKPINKIEDFANLKYRTSGAWAGVLKDYLDGVPTVVPSGETYTLLQRKGVDVVEWATPGSNLSEGFHEVAPYIIVPGIHQPTFVWEIVLKTETWDKLSPELQTKVEAAARVTTMEAFLHFANADIKAMDTYRDFGNEIITLDKSVLSVIRGYGHQWMKARAKEQADKGNNSMNVILDEYLAYQEAWSRNSGVFVRDAE; this is translated from the coding sequence ATGAAAATTATAAAAATATTAGCTGCTTCTGCCATTTTGGGTGGAGCCTTTCTCGCTCCTGTCACCAGTGCTACTGAAATAACGTGGAAGATCCCTTCTTCCGTGCCAGAAGGCTCTTTCTTTTATAACAATTTCCTCAAACGGTTTGCTGGTCATGTCGGTGATCTGACCGATAACCAAATCAAAATTCGACCATTTGGTGCTGGCGTTGTTGTACCGGCATTCAAAGTCTATGAATCCGTACAGGATGGTATCGTGGAAGCGGGTCACTCAACCCCAAGTTATCTTGTCAATCAAGATCCAACTAATGCAATTTTCGCAAGTTTTCCAGGCGGTATGTCACCCGAAGCGACGATGGCATGGTTATATGAAGGAGGTGGTCTTGAGCGCATGCAGGCATACCGCAGTGAAAAAATGGGTCTACACAGCTTAATCATTGGTGTTGGTACGTCTGAAATTTTGGCGCATGCCAACAAGCCAATTAATAAGATAGAAGACTTTGCCAACCTAAAATATCGCACATCGGGCGCGTGGGCTGGCGTACTTAAGGATTATTTGGACGGCGTACCTACTGTCGTGCCATCGGGTGAAACTTATACGCTATTGCAGCGCAAAGGTGTCGATGTGGTAGAGTGGGCGACGCCAGGCTCAAACCTGTCAGAAGGGTTTCATGAAGTCGCTCCCTACATAATAGTACCGGGTATTCATCAACCTACTTTTGTCTGGGAAATTGTTCTCAAAACAGAAACTTGGGACAAATTATCGCCAGAGCTGCAAACAAAAGTTGAAGCCGCTGCACGTGTGACGACGATGGAAGCCTTTTTACACTTTGCCAATGCTGATATTAAAGCCATGGATACCTATCGAGACTTTGGTAATGAGATCATTACGTTAGATAAATCCGTATTATCCGTGATTCGCGGCTACGGTCATCAGTGGATGAAAGCTCGTGCTAAGGAGCAAGCAGATAAGGGCAATAACTCAATGAATGTGATACTCGACGAATACCTAGCTTACCAAGAAGCTTGGAGCCGTAACTCAGGCGTTTTTGTACGTGATGCAGAATAA
- a CDS encoding GGDEF domain-containing protein translates to MQSLLNHYRRSIALHLLLVIFGVYFLVAVLVTVVQLYKEYENTKREFYDEIQTLPATFGKGISESVWTYNQELLQSILQGMYNLPIVVGVKVKSLDHKTDFQIGAVFNEQHQVEYYTSKGIPTEQALTGLGSNALFEHEFPIYYQGPAFDQNISLGTVTLYSNDQLVFERLKYGFILILVNSIIKTCMLWIIIYFFINKYLGKPLKEFTFKIHQQDTQSPKPIDLDINWTDENELLVLKDSYNQMIERVNKKQLELLNLNQELDEKVKVRTRDLERAKEKAEQLAYSDPLTKLCNRRAFFDSGKQLLNQANNNESLLSLIMIDIDNFKSLNDTYGHAMGDKALIVFADKLKNSLRSTDLIGRLGGEEFAVILPNIGEDEATNIAQSLRLKISQIKLTHEQSSVHFTASMGVIENSPQSSTIDSLLAQADKALYFSKGHGRNQVTAYSTMATAAASQ, encoded by the coding sequence ATGCAATCGTTGTTAAACCATTACCGCCGATCCATTGCTCTGCACTTACTGCTTGTTATCTTTGGTGTTTATTTTTTGGTGGCGGTTTTGGTCACCGTGGTACAGCTTTACAAAGAGTACGAAAACACCAAAAGAGAATTTTATGATGAAATTCAAACCTTGCCGGCCACCTTCGGCAAAGGAATCTCCGAATCTGTTTGGACCTATAATCAAGAATTATTGCAGTCTATTCTACAGGGTATGTATAACCTTCCCATCGTGGTTGGGGTCAAAGTAAAATCGCTTGACCACAAAACAGACTTTCAAATCGGTGCTGTATTTAATGAACAGCACCAGGTTGAATACTACACTTCTAAAGGCATTCCTACAGAACAAGCACTCACTGGTTTAGGTTCTAACGCTCTTTTCGAACACGAGTTTCCGATTTATTACCAAGGGCCAGCATTTGATCAGAATATTTCATTAGGCACGGTTACTCTTTATTCAAATGACCAACTGGTATTTGAACGATTAAAATACGGTTTCATTCTTATTTTAGTCAATTCTATTATCAAGACTTGTATGCTGTGGATTATTATTTATTTCTTTATTAATAAATACCTTGGAAAACCACTAAAAGAATTCACTTTCAAGATTCACCAGCAAGACACACAATCACCAAAGCCGATAGATTTAGACATTAATTGGACTGATGAAAATGAATTGCTCGTTCTGAAAGACAGTTATAATCAAATGATTGAGCGGGTTAATAAGAAACAACTCGAATTGCTAAACCTGAACCAAGAGCTAGATGAGAAAGTTAAAGTTCGGACTCGAGATCTTGAGCGGGCTAAGGAAAAAGCAGAGCAATTAGCCTATAGCGACCCACTCACTAAACTCTGTAATCGCCGCGCCTTTTTTGACTCTGGGAAGCAATTACTCAATCAGGCTAACAATAATGAAAGCTTACTTAGCTTGATTATGATTGATATCGACAATTTTAAAAGCCTTAACGATACTTATGGTCATGCTATGGGTGATAAGGCTCTAATAGTATTTGCAGACAAGTTGAAAAACAGCCTTCGCTCAACCGATCTCATTGGTCGTTTAGGTGGAGAAGAGTTTGCCGTGATTTTGCCAAATATTGGAGAAGATGAAGCAACCAATATTGCCCAAAGTCTCCGACTAAAAATCAGTCAAATCAAGCTAACACACGAACAGTCATCCGTTCACTTTACTGCCAGCATGGGGGTTATTGAAAATTCACCACAAAGCTCAACTATAGACTCGTTATTGGCTCAAGCAGACAAAGCACTGTATTTTTCGAAGGGCCACGGACGCAATCAAGTAACGGCCTATTCGACAATGGCCACTGCTGCTGCATCACAATGA
- a CDS encoding substrate-binding periplasmic protein has protein sequence MPSQNEQTNQAKKPLIFSVLLISFITLFSTSVFSDTIRIATDEWCPYDCIASQNQGKVGYLGDLLVETLESRGHKVEFVEVSYSRGLQLVREGKLDGTMACFREEAPDFVFPDFALGRSNSTFFSNKDSNWRYTGKESLEQAKIIGIIKGYDYVDPTVMDYFNQNPENVLEITGEKPLERLLEMLINGRLTAVIEDKSVLEYKAQQMGKADQLKVVGTTSAVIDVYSSFSPKNPKSAEYAKIMSEETLKMREDGRLEKLLERYGIQDWQNQ, from the coding sequence ATGCCATCGCAAAATGAACAAACAAACCAAGCAAAAAAACCTCTCATTTTTAGTGTGCTATTAATAAGCTTTATTACACTTTTTTCTACTTCCGTTTTTTCAGATACGATAAGAATCGCCACCGACGAATGGTGCCCTTACGACTGCATTGCCAGCCAAAATCAAGGGAAGGTTGGTTACCTAGGGGATTTGCTGGTTGAAACCTTAGAGTCAAGGGGACATAAAGTCGAGTTTGTTGAGGTGTCCTACTCTCGGGGCCTGCAATTGGTTAGAGAAGGTAAGCTTGACGGCACGATGGCCTGCTTTCGAGAAGAAGCACCCGACTTTGTTTTTCCAGACTTTGCTCTAGGTAGGAGCAACAGCACCTTCTTTAGCAATAAAGACTCGAACTGGCGCTATACTGGCAAAGAGTCACTTGAGCAGGCAAAGATAATTGGCATCATTAAAGGATATGACTATGTTGATCCGACTGTGATGGATTATTTCAATCAAAATCCTGAAAACGTTCTGGAAATTACAGGTGAGAAGCCTCTAGAAAGATTGCTTGAAATGCTAATCAATGGCCGCTTAACCGCAGTGATTGAAGACAAAAGTGTATTGGAATATAAAGCTCAACAAATGGGCAAAGCCGACCAACTTAAAGTCGTCGGCACCACCAGTGCTGTGATTGATGTCTACAGCAGCTTTTCACCGAAGAATCCTAAATCCGCTGAATATGCAAAAATAATGTCCGAAGAAACTCTGAAAATGCGAGAAGATGGACGCCTAGAGAAACTACTAGAGCGTTATGGCATCCAAGATTGGCAAAACCAATAA
- the eat gene encoding ethanolamine permease — MSDQMNKEYLAKRQLKRGSAGWILLAGLGVSYVISGDFAGWNFGIAEAGWGGFAIAAGLMAVMYFTLVLALAEMSAAIPAAGGGYSFARQAMGPTGGYLTGLAVLIEYALAPAAIVIFIGSAVEALLGFNGPWVYAAFYIVFIGIHLAGAGEALKVMMVISGLAVIAILATAVALIGDFDTSRLFDVPVTDAVGASEFMPMGWYGIWAALPFGMWLFLAVEGVPLAAEEAKDPAKDVPKGIIGAMVFLLFTALLVVFLLAGAAGADAMGKSAVPLVDALNFAGHETLGTAVNILGLAGLVASFFSIIYGYSRLVFALSRAGYIPQSLSVTDKRKVPSRALIVPGILGFLASLTGEGDLMLAMAVVGATVSYALMALSHILLRINHPDMHRPYKTPGGIFTSSIAFVLSLLALTGVYAYDPRAFFYTLVLFAIGAAYYFLYSKNHLVAKTPEEEFDMLAQAEADLTTSA; from the coding sequence ATGTCTGATCAAATGAATAAGGAATATCTGGCTAAACGCCAGCTGAAAAGAGGTTCCGCTGGCTGGATTTTGCTAGCGGGCTTGGGCGTATCCTACGTAATTTCTGGTGACTTCGCGGGCTGGAACTTTGGTATTGCGGAAGCAGGCTGGGGCGGTTTTGCTATTGCAGCGGGGTTAATGGCGGTGATGTATTTTACCCTCGTATTGGCCTTAGCTGAAATGTCAGCCGCCATTCCTGCGGCGGGTGGCGGTTATAGTTTTGCTCGCCAAGCCATGGGTCCAACTGGCGGTTATTTAACTGGCTTAGCGGTATTAATTGAATACGCACTGGCGCCCGCCGCCATTGTTATTTTCATCGGCTCTGCAGTGGAAGCCTTATTGGGTTTTAATGGGCCTTGGGTCTACGCCGCATTTTATATTGTCTTTATCGGTATTCACTTAGCCGGTGCCGGCGAAGCCTTAAAAGTCATGATGGTGATCAGTGGTTTAGCGGTCATCGCGATTCTAGCGACTGCTGTCGCCTTGATTGGCGATTTCGATACAAGCCGTTTATTTGATGTGCCTGTGACGGATGCCGTTGGCGCAAGTGAATTTATGCCAATGGGTTGGTACGGTATTTGGGCTGCGTTGCCATTTGGTATGTGGTTATTTTTAGCCGTTGAAGGCGTACCATTGGCCGCCGAAGAAGCCAAAGACCCAGCCAAAGATGTACCAAAAGGCATTATTGGCGCAATGGTTTTCTTGTTGTTCACCGCTTTGCTAGTGGTATTTTTATTGGCCGGTGCTGCTGGTGCAGATGCGATGGGTAAAAGCGCAGTTCCTTTGGTAGATGCACTAAACTTTGCAGGACATGAAACACTGGGTACGGCTGTCAACATACTTGGACTGGCCGGATTGGTCGCGTCTTTCTTCTCGATTATTTACGGTTACAGTCGCCTAGTGTTCGCATTGTCTCGTGCAGGCTACATTCCACAAAGTTTGTCTGTCACGGACAAGCGAAAAGTGCCTTCACGCGCGCTGATCGTTCCGGGTATTTTGGGGTTCCTTGCTTCTTTGACAGGCGAAGGTGACCTTATGCTAGCCATGGCGGTTGTCGGTGCTACGGTGTCTTATGCATTGATGGCACTTAGCCACATATTGCTGCGCATAAACCATCCAGACATGCATCGCCCTTATAAAACACCTGGCGGTATTTTCACTTCATCTATTGCGTTTGTTTTGTCACTGTTGGCGCTGACGGGTGTTTACGCATACGATCCACGTGCGTTTTTTTACACTCTAGTGCTATTCGCCATTGGCGCAGCGTACTACTTCTTGTATAGCAAAAATCATTTAGTTGCGAAAACACCAGAAGAAGAGTTCGACATGCTAGCTCAGGCCGAAGCCGATCTGACGACATCGGCTTAG
- the eutC gene encoding ethanolamine ammonia-lyase subunit EutC, producing MSQDNYPSDKSFPTHPHAEAATEKHEPISKQEEPTPRKEEPVTENAWRKLNAFTDARVGLGRSGVSVPTKHLLAFQLAHAQAIDAVHTQLDTESLAKTLMEQDWAPHNTPIMLHSRAIDRASYLQRPDYGRRLDEKSANTLDEHRAATSQHYDLAIVVVDGLSSLAIEQNTLPFLEALFSHIHVQQAPTQQNTKNGHKNDWSLAPICFVKQGRVAIGDDVCERLNAKCVLVLIGERPGLSSPDSLGLYLTWGGKVGLTDAFRNCISNVRPAGLVYQEAARKAFYLLNEARTLKLSGVKLKDRSDDDLIIDTSKESKNFLIS from the coding sequence ATGAGTCAGGACAACTATCCATCCGATAAGTCTTTTCCAACGCACCCGCATGCAGAGGCTGCGACGGAAAAACATGAGCCAATCTCCAAACAAGAAGAACCTACTCCCCGAAAAGAAGAACCAGTGACGGAAAACGCATGGCGTAAACTCAACGCCTTCACCGATGCGCGCGTTGGCTTGGGTCGTTCCGGTGTCAGTGTTCCCACCAAACATCTTTTGGCGTTTCAGCTTGCTCATGCTCAAGCCATTGATGCGGTTCACACTCAACTCGACACGGAATCTTTGGCTAAAACCCTCATGGAGCAGGATTGGGCTCCACACAACACGCCCATAATGCTGCACAGCCGTGCAATAGACCGTGCGTCCTATTTGCAACGCCCAGATTATGGCCGACGACTCGATGAAAAATCCGCCAATACACTAGACGAACACAGAGCCGCCACATCACAACACTATGATCTTGCCATCGTCGTGGTAGATGGCTTGTCTTCTCTAGCAATTGAACAAAATACCTTGCCCTTTTTAGAGGCGCTTTTCAGTCATATCCACGTTCAGCAAGCGCCCACACAACAAAATACAAAAAATGGCCATAAAAACGATTGGAGCCTAGCGCCTATTTGTTTTGTGAAACAAGGTCGTGTTGCCATTGGTGACGATGTTTGCGAGCGACTAAACGCCAAATGCGTTTTAGTGTTAATCGGTGAGCGCCCCGGTCTTAGTTCACCTGACAGCTTAGGTTTGTACCTAACGTGGGGCGGTAAAGTCGGCCTTACTGACGCCTTTAGAAATTGCATATCCAATGTTCGGCCAGCCGGTTTGGTTTATCAAGAAGCGGCGCGCAAAGCGTTCTATTTATTAAACGAGGCCCGAACGCTCAAATTGTCTGGCGTAAAGCTAAAAGATCGATCAGACGATGACTTAATCATCGACACCAGTAAAGAATCCAAAAACTTCCTCATCTCTTAA
- a CDS encoding ethanolamine ammonia-lyase subunit EutB, translating to MSNPHSTFQFRHIVGKQTFGFIDLADLMAKATPARSGDRLAGVAARTAEERAIAQMTLADVPLRLFLESALVPYEKDEITRLILDDHDKTAFSIISHLTVGGFRDWLLSDLASSDVLIQIRPGVTPEMAAAVSKIMRNQDLILVAKKCHIRTAFRNTIGLPGHLSTRLQPNHPTDDLTGIAASMLDGLLYANGDAVIGINPATDNVQQATRLIKMMDEVIQHYEIPTQSCVLTHVTNTIECIEQGAPVDLVFQSIGGTQATNDSFGFNLANLAEAQDAALSLNRGTVGNNVMYFETGQGSALSANAHHGLDQQTCEARAYAVARKFNPLLVNTVVGFIGPEYLYDGKEITRAGLEDHFCGKLLGLPMGCDVCYTNHAEADQNDMDNLLTLLGVAGCTFVMGIPGSDDIMLNYQTTSFHDALYARRVLGLKPAPEFDIWLAKMEIFKNNEQFTLNHKLPDAFHKSLHRMIGGHS from the coding sequence ATGAGCAACCCACATTCTACTTTTCAATTTCGTCACATAGTCGGCAAACAGACTTTTGGCTTCATCGACCTCGCCGATTTAATGGCCAAGGCCACCCCTGCTCGCTCTGGCGATCGGTTAGCAGGCGTCGCTGCACGCACTGCTGAAGAACGCGCCATCGCACAAATGACATTAGCCGATGTACCGCTTCGACTTTTTCTTGAAAGCGCCCTTGTTCCTTACGAAAAAGATGAAATCACTCGGCTAATACTAGACGATCATGACAAAACGGCCTTTTCTATTATTTCTCACCTGACCGTTGGTGGGTTTCGAGACTGGTTATTAAGCGATTTAGCAAGCAGTGACGTTCTCATACAGATCCGCCCCGGCGTCACACCTGAAATGGCGGCAGCGGTGAGTAAGATCATGCGCAATCAAGACCTCATTCTTGTCGCCAAGAAATGTCATATAAGAACCGCCTTTCGTAACACCATCGGTTTACCGGGACACCTTTCAACACGCTTACAGCCAAACCATCCAACTGACGATTTAACAGGCATTGCAGCAAGCATGTTAGACGGTTTGCTCTACGCCAATGGCGATGCAGTGATTGGCATCAATCCGGCGACCGACAACGTACAGCAAGCCACACGACTGATAAAAATGATGGACGAAGTTATCCAGCATTACGAGATTCCCACGCAATCTTGCGTGCTCACCCACGTTACCAACACCATCGAATGCATAGAACAAGGAGCGCCAGTGGATTTGGTTTTCCAATCCATCGGCGGTACGCAAGCCACCAATGACAGCTTTGGCTTTAACCTTGCCAATCTAGCGGAAGCTCAAGACGCTGCACTTTCCCTGAATCGTGGCACTGTCGGCAACAACGTTATGTATTTTGAAACCGGCCAAGGCAGCGCATTGTCCGCTAACGCCCATCACGGTTTAGACCAGCAAACGTGCGAAGCCCGCGCTTATGCCGTAGCACGTAAATTCAATCCGTTATTGGTTAATACTGTGGTCGGTTTTATCGGTCCAGAATATTTATACGATGGCAAAGAAATCACTCGCGCAGGTTTAGAAGATCATTTCTGCGGCAAGCTACTTGGTTTACCCATGGGTTGCGACGTGTGTTACACCAACCACGCCGAAGCCGATCAAAACGACATGGATAATTTACTGACACTTTTAGGTGTCGCCGGCTGTACGTTTGTGATGGGCATACCCGGTTCTGACGACATTATGCTCAACTACCAAACGACCTCGTTCCACGATGCCTTATACGCTCGCCGCGTGCTGGGATTAAAACCCGCGCCAGAATTCGACATTTGGTTAGCCAAGATGGAAATATTCAAAAACAACGAGCAATTCACGCTCAACCACAAGCTGCCCGATGCGTTCCATAAATCGCTCCATCGCATGATTGGAGGTCACTCATGA
- a CDS encoding helix-turn-helix domain-containing protein, whose translation MLNSGIDAPNKGSLIRVSEACDADLHAGNLTGWQQEYDQTSRGGFYGRIVELPFDGLQVFCEHTSQALQQKCVVWPDSVWLGIPLADQEESRINGLTINPNNIMCRPGDCDFQLSTPSDYDLYGLVVDKSTLTDMALIHGVELNWKELTEHGRLGVPNKILQEVRFLLARLLLVENKESPSRLQHDIVMMALLEVLKVETPQPATTQSYKHRKKVVDCARQFLDHHLDEPVTVTQLCKITNVSRRTLQYSFDSILGISPIQYLRISRLNGVRRSLVQAQHGQAVSDIAAQWGFWHLSQFAQDYKQLFGESPSKTLAGLSG comes from the coding sequence ATGTTGAATTCAGGGATCGATGCACCAAATAAGGGCTCTTTGATTCGGGTGTCGGAGGCTTGTGATGCGGATTTACACGCCGGTAATCTTACGGGTTGGCAGCAAGAGTACGATCAAACAAGCCGAGGTGGTTTTTATGGTCGTATTGTAGAGCTGCCTTTTGATGGCTTACAGGTTTTTTGTGAGCATACCAGTCAGGCATTACAACAAAAGTGCGTGGTTTGGCCAGATTCTGTTTGGCTGGGGATTCCTCTTGCCGATCAAGAAGAAAGCCGCATTAACGGCTTAACTATTAACCCGAACAATATTATGTGTCGACCGGGCGATTGTGATTTCCAGCTGTCGACCCCGTCAGATTATGATTTGTATGGTTTGGTGGTAGATAAGTCGACTTTGACAGACATGGCGTTAATCCATGGCGTAGAGTTGAATTGGAAAGAGTTGACAGAACATGGTCGTCTTGGCGTGCCTAATAAAATATTGCAGGAAGTGCGTTTTTTGTTAGCGCGTTTGCTCTTAGTTGAAAACAAGGAATCACCATCGCGATTGCAGCACGATATTGTCATGATGGCTCTGCTTGAAGTGCTCAAAGTGGAAACGCCGCAACCGGCGACAACACAGAGCTATAAACACCGTAAAAAAGTGGTCGATTGCGCTCGTCAGTTCTTAGACCATCACTTGGATGAGCCAGTGACCGTAACTCAATTGTGTAAAATCACTAATGTGAGTCGAAGAACCTTACAGTACAGCTTCGACAGTATTCTTGGCATCAGCCCCATTCAATATCTGCGTATTAGCCGATTAAATGGCGTGCGCCGTTCTCTCGTACAAGCCCAACACGGACAAGCCGTCAGCGACATCGCCGCCCAATGGGGCTTTTGGCATCTGAGCCAATTTGCACAAGACTACAAGCAACTGTTTGGCGAAAGCCCATCTAAAACACTCGCAGGGCTGAGTGGTTGA
- a CDS encoding integron integrase, translating into MSSSPFMNFIRNELRLRGYSLKTEKSYLYWIKYFIRFHKLQNPQNMGAEEVRAFLSFLAVEQHVAINTQKSALNALAFLYNKLLDQPLGDLGFQHAKQGRRLPIVLAANEIQKILSCLNERDHLIFSLLYGSGLRISECLRIRIQDINLDQGSLAVRCSKGNKDRTTILSRKLAEALNKQKAYAQQIQQDDNAKGYGPSLPFALSKKYPNAFRQLSWMFLFPSTSISPHPVTGELCRHHLHDSVPRKALKKSVNKAGINEKRVNCHTFRHSFATHLLMAGRDIRTVQELLGHNDVSTTQIYTHVIGQHFAGTNSPLDQIL; encoded by the coding sequence ATGTCTTCTAGTCCTTTTATGAATTTTATTCGTAATGAGCTGCGGCTACGTGGCTATAGCTTAAAAACAGAGAAGTCTTACCTGTATTGGATTAAATATTTTATTCGATTCCATAAGCTGCAAAACCCACAAAACATGGGCGCAGAAGAAGTAAGAGCATTTTTATCATTTCTGGCAGTGGAGCAACATGTCGCCATTAACACCCAAAAATCTGCCTTGAATGCCCTCGCCTTTTTGTACAACAAGTTACTGGATCAACCATTGGGGGATTTAGGGTTTCAGCATGCTAAGCAAGGTCGACGTCTGCCCATTGTTTTAGCCGCTAACGAGATTCAGAAAATACTAAGCTGTTTGAATGAACGGGACCATTTGATTTTTTCATTGCTGTATGGATCGGGGCTTAGGATTAGTGAATGTTTGCGTATTCGCATTCAAGATATTAATTTGGATCAGGGCAGTTTGGCGGTAAGGTGCAGTAAGGGTAATAAAGACAGAACCACCATTCTGAGCCGTAAGTTAGCCGAGGCGTTAAACAAGCAAAAAGCCTATGCACAACAAATTCAACAAGATGACAACGCCAAGGGATATGGCCCTTCTTTGCCCTTTGCGCTGTCTAAAAAGTACCCGAACGCCTTTCGTCAATTGAGTTGGATGTTTTTATTTCCCTCTACATCAATTAGTCCGCACCCTGTGACTGGTGAACTATGCAGGCACCATTTGCATGATTCAGTACCTCGTAAAGCATTGAAAAAATCGGTCAACAAGGCAGGGATCAATGAAAAAAGAGTTAATTGCCATACTTTCCGCCACTCTTTTGCAACTCATTTACTCATGGCAGGGCGAGACATAAGAACGGTTCAAGAGCTGTTAGGCCATAACGATGTGTCGACAACACAAATTTATACCCATGTTATAGGACAGCATTTTGCAGGAACAAATAGCCCTCTTGATCAAATTTTATGA